CCCCGGTCGACGGCTACCACCGGCAACCCCTCCGCCTGCAGCTCGGCGTAGAAGGGATCCTCCATCGACAGGCAACTGGCGATGATCAGCACCTCGCAACGCTGGGCCCGCAGCGCCAGGGCCAGGTCGCGTTCGGCCTCGGGGCGGTCGTCGGACCCCGCGATCAGCAACTGGTAGCCCTGCTCACGGGCGCCGCGCTCCATGAGCTTGGCCAGCCGCGCATAGGTGGCGTTCTCCAGGTCGGGAATGATCAGGCCTAGGGTGCGGCTGGAGCCGCGCCGCAGCGCCGCCGCCTGGGGATCGACCCGGTAGCGGTGCTGGCGCACCACCGCCATGACCCTGTCGACCGTTTCCCGGCTGATGCGGCGTTCCCCGGCCTGGCCGTTGATGACATAACTGGCCGTGGTCCGCGAGACTCCGGCCAGACGAGCGATTTCGGCGAGTGTCATGGTCTACCCCTTGCGATGTTGGGGGGATTCTACGCCGGACCGCCGCCCGCCTGCCCCCTGCCAAAGTCGTAGACGATCGACCTTGCCAAGCAAGATGAATCGATCCAGCATGCAGTTAAGCACAGGTGACACGATTCACCAAAGGGAGCTCGACTAGAGTGAAACGCGATTGCAACGCCCTTCGGGCCCAGGATTGCCCCGGCGTCGCACCCTCGACGAACCGGAGACGCCCATGTTGACGCTCAGCCAGGACGACATCCTGCTCGGCTGCCAGGCAGAGAACTGGCGCGCCGCGCTGGACCAGGCCGCCGAATCACTGCACGCGGCAGGGCTGGTGGCCCCCGCCTATCGGGATGGTCTCTATGACCGGGAGGCCCAGTCCTCCACCTTCCTCGGCAACGCCATCGCCATCCCCCACGGCACCGCGGAGAGCCGCAGCCATGTCCGCGCCACCGGCGTCCGGGTGCTGCAGTTCCCCGCCGGACTCGAGTGGCACGACGGCAACCGGGTCCACGTGCTGGTGACCATCGCCGCCCAGAGCGACGAACACCTGGATATCCTGCGCCAGCTGACCCACGTGCTGGACAAGGACGGCATGGCCGAGCGCCTGGCCGAGGCCGACACGCCGGCCGAGGTCGCCGGCCTGCTGTCGAAGGCGGTGGTCGAGGCCCGCCTCGACGCCGAGACCCTCTGCCTGGGCTTCCCCGCCCGCGACCACCAGGAGCTGGCCCTGGCCGGCGCCGCCCGGCTGCGCCAGGCCGGCTGCGTGACCAGCGAGTTCGTGGCCGCCCTGGCCGAGACCTCGCCGCGCTCCCTCGGCCAGGGCCTGTGGCTGGCGACCAGCGATCGCGGCGTCGAGGTGCCGGCGCTGTCGCTGGCCACCCCGGCCACGGCCCTGGCAACGGACGCGGGCGAGGTCGCCGGCGTCTTCTGCCTGGCCGCCCAGGGCGAGGCCCATCGCGGCCTGCTGGAGCGGATCCTCGCGCTGCTCGAGAGCGAGGCGGGCGGCACGCTGCACGAGGCCGATGCCGCCACCCTGCTGGCGCGCCTCGCCGGCGAGTCCGCCACCGCCAGCAGCCGCCTCGCCCGAGTGCTCAACGCCCACGGCCTGCATGCCCGTCCGGCCAAGCAGCTGGTCCAGGAGGCCCGCGCCCAGGGCATCGCGATCCGCGTCCGCCTGGCCGAGGGCGGTGGCGAGGCCGTCTCCGCGACCAGCCTGACCAAGATCATCAACCTCGGCGCCCGGCGCGGCCAGCAACTGGCCTTCTCCGCCGAGGGCGAGGGAGCCGACGCCGCCCTGGAGGCGCTCTGTCGGGCCGTGGAAGGCGGCCTCGGCGAGCAGGTCATGCCCTTCGACGCGAGCCGCGAGGCCGTCGCCCCGGACGAGGACGCGCCGGCGCCGGAGCCGCTGCCGGCCGACCAGGCCCACCCCGCGGTGGCGGCGTCGCCGGGCCTGGCCATCGCCCCGGCCTTCGTGCTGACCACGCCGCACTTCGACTACCCGGCCCGCGCCGCCGAGCCCGCCGCCGAGAACCGCCGCCTCGACGCGGCGATCCGCGAGGGGGAAGAGCAGCTCGAGGCGCTGGTCCAGCAGGCGCGCGGCGGCGAGGTGGCACAGATCCTCTCCATGCACGAGGAGATGCTCGGCGACCCGGAACTGCACCAGGCCGCCCGGGAGGGCATCGCCGAGGGCGCCTCCGCCGAGGCCGCCTGGTGGGAGGCCATCGACACCGCGGCCCGCGCCCAGGAGAGGCTCGCCGACCGCCTGCTCGCCGAGCGTGCCGCCGACCTGCGCGATGTGGGCCGCCGGGTGCTGGGCATCCTCTGCCGGGTCGAGTTGCCCGAGCCGCCGGCCCATCCCTATATCCTGGTGACCGATGACATCGGCCCCTCCGACGTGGCCCGCCTCGACACCAGCCGGGTGCGCGGCCTGCTCACCGCCCGCGGCGGGGCCACCGCCCACAGCGCCATCCTCGCCCGGGCGCTCGGCATCCCCGCCGTGGTGGGCGCCGGTCCCCGGGTGATGACCCTGGACAACGGCACCGAGCTGATCCTCGACGGCGAGCGCGGTCGCGTCACCCCCGCCCCCGGCGACGCGCGCCGCCGCACCGCCGAGCAACGCCTGGCCGACCGGCAGCGCCGCGAGGCCGAGGCCTGGGAGGCCCGCTTCGCGGAGGCGCGCACCCGCTGCGGGCACCGGGTCGAGGTGGCCGCCAACCTGGGCAACACCGCCCACGCCGCCGATGCCGTGGAGCGCGGCGCCGAGGGCATCGGCCTGCTGCGCACCGAGTTCCTGTTCATGGCCCATGCCCAGGTCCCGGACCTGGAGACCCAGATCGGCGAGTACCGCGAGGCCCTCGACGCCCTGGACGGTCGCCCGCTGGTGGCCCGCACCCTCGACGTGGGCGGCGACAAGCCGCTGCCCTACTGGCCGGTGCCCCAGGAGGCCAACCCCTTCCTCGGCCTGCGCGGCATCCGCCTGGCGCTGACCCGCCCCGAGGTGCTGGAGACCCAGTTGAAGGCGCTGCTGATGGCCGCCGTCGGCCAGCCGCTGCGCATCATGCTGCCGATGGTCAAGGACATCGCCGAGTTCCGCGCCGTGCGCGCCATCGTCGACCGCCTGCTGGAGGCGATCCCCGCGGGCGAGCGCACCACCGACCTGCAGCTGGGGGTGATGATCGAGGTGCCCTCCTGCGCCCTGCTGGCCCCCAGCCTGGCCGCCGAGGTCGACTTCTTCTCGGTGGGCACCAACGACCTGACCCAGTACACCCTGGCCATCGACCGCGACCACCCCGAGCTCTCCGCCCAGGCCGACGGCCTGCATCCGGCGGTGCTGCGGCTGATCGAGATGACCGTGGTCGCCGCCCATGCCCAGGGCAAGTGGGTCGGGGTGTGCGGCGAGCTGGCCTCCGACGCCACCGCCGTGCCGGTGCTGGTCGGCCTCGGCGTCGACGAGCTGTCGGTCAGCGCCCGCCAGGTGCCGCTGGTCAAGGCCCGCCTGCGCGAGTTCGACCTCGAAGAGGCCCGGGCCCAGGCCGAGCTCGCCCTGACCCAGGCCACCAGCGAGGCGGCACGCGACGCCCTGGAGGCCCGCTGATGGCCCGCATCCTGACCCTGACCCTGAACCCGGCCCTGGACCTCTCGGTGGCGCTGCCACGGTTGGTGCCCGGCGAGGTCAACCGGACCCACGAGACTCACCTGACCGCCGCCGGCAAGGGGGTCAACGTGGCCCGGGTGCTGGTCGCGCTCGGCCACGAGGTGTGCGTCTCGGGCTTCCTCGGCGCCGACAACGACGGCCCCTTCCTGCGGGCCTTCGAGGCGCTGGGCGTGGAGGACGCCTTCCTGCGGGTGCCCGGCGAGACCCGCATCAACGCCAAGCTCGCCGAGGCCGACGGCCGCGTCACCGACATCAACGGCCCCGGGGCCGCCATCGACGCCGAGGCCTGGCAGCGCCTGCTCGCCTGGCTCGAGGACCTGGCCGGCGATCCCCGGCGGCGCCCTGCGGCCGTGGTGGTGGCCGGCAGCCTGCCGCCGGGGGTCGGCCCCGCGGACCTGGCCGAGCTGGTCACCCGGCTGCGCGGGGCCGACCTGCCGGTGTGGGTCGACACCAGCGGCGAGGCCCTCGCGGCCGCCATCGCCGCCGGCCCCACCGCGGTCAAGCCCAACGAGCACGAGCTGGCGGCCTGGGCCGGCCGCGACCTGACCAGCGAGGCGGCACGCCTCGAGGCCGCCCGCCGGCTCCACGCCGCCGGGATCGAGGAGGCCCTGATCTCCGCCGGCCCGGACGGGGTGCTGTGGATCAGCCGCCGCGGCGCCTGGCAGGCCCTGCCCCCGCGCCTGGCGGTCGCCAGCACGGTGGGCGCCGGCGACACCCTGGTGGCCGCCATGCTGCACGGCGTGCTCGAAGGCCTGGCCCCCGAGCCGGTGCTGCGGCTGGCCACCGCGCTTTCCGCCGAATCCGTCCGTCATGTCGGCGTGGGCGACGCCCGCGCCACGGATTTCCCGCAACTCCAACAACAGACCCGCGTCCACCGCCTCGCCGGCCTCGACGCGGGGGGAGCCCTCGCATGAACGCCATCATCATCACCGCCTGCCCCAGCGGCATGGCCACCACCTTCCTCGCCGCCCGGCGCCTCGAGCAGGCCGCCGGCCGCCTCGGCTGGCAGACCCACGTGGAAATGCACGGCGAGCTCGAGCCCGTCCAGCCGGCCGATGCCGAGGCCATCGCCGCCGCCGACCTGGTGGTGGTCGCCGCCGACCAGGTGCCCGCGCCACAGCGCTTCGAAGGCAAGCGGCTCTACCGGGCGCCCATCGACCAGGCCCTGCCCGATCCCAAGGCCTTCCTCGAGCGCGCCGAGCGCGAGGCCCGGCCCTATGCCCCGCAGCCCGAAGCGCCGGTCGCCGCCAAGGCCGGCGCCGGCCGCCGCATCGTCGCCGTCACCGCCTGCCCGACCGGGGTGGCGCACACCTTCATGGCCGCGGAGGCGCTGGCCGAGGCCGGCAGGGCCCTGGGCCACGCGATCCGCGTGGAGACCCAGGGCTCGGTGGGTGCCCAGGACCAGCTCAGCGACGACGAGATCCGCGACGCCGACGTGGTGATCCTGGCCTGCGACATCGAGGTCGATCCCACCCGCTTCGCCGGCAAGCGGGTCTACCGCACCTCCACCGGCAACGCCCTCAAGAAGCCGCGCCCGACCATCGAGGCGGCGCTGGCCGAGGCCGAGGTCGAGGATGCCGCCAGCGGCGGGGCCGGCGAGGGCGAGCGCAAGAAGAGCGTCAAGGAGAAGGGCGTCTACAAGCACCTGCTGACCGGGGTGTCCTTCATGCTGCCCATGGTGGTCGCCGGGGGCCTGCTGATCGCGCTGTCCTTCGTGTTCGGCATCGAGGCCTTCAAGGAGGAAGGGACGCTGGCCGCGGCGCTGATGGAGATCGGCGGCGGCACCGCCTTCGCCCTGATGATCCCGGTGCTGGCCGGCTACATTGCCTACTCCATCGCCGACCGGCCGGGGATCGCGCCGGGGATGATCGGCGGCATGCTGGCCTCGAACATCGGCGCCGGCTTCATCGGCGGGATCCTCGCCGGCTTCCTGGCCGGCTACGCCGCCAAGGCGGTGACCCGCTACGTCAAGCTGCCGGCCAGCGTCGAGTCGCTCAAGCCGATCCTGATCATTCCGCTGCTGGCCAGCCTGGTCACCGGCCTCACGATGATCTATATCGTCGGCGAGCCGGTCGCCGCCCTGCTCTCCGCCCTGACCACCTTCCTCGAGAACATGGGCTCCGCCAATGCCGTGCTGCTGGGCATCCTGCTCGGCGCCATGATGTGCTTCGATCTCGGCGGGCCGGTCAACAAGGCGGCCTACACCTTCGGCGTGGGCCTGCTGGCCTCGGAGACCTACGCCCCCATGGCGGCGATCATGGCCGCCGGCATGGTGCCGGCCATCGGCATGGGCATCGCCAGCCTGGTGGCCAAGGCGAAGTTCTCCGAGCCTGAGCGCGAGGCCGGCAAGGCCTCCCTGG
The Halomonas sp. M4R1S46 DNA segment above includes these coding regions:
- the ptsP gene encoding phosphoenolpyruvate--protein phosphotransferase, with amino-acid sequence MLTLSQDDILLGCQAENWRAALDQAAESLHAAGLVAPAYRDGLYDREAQSSTFLGNAIAIPHGTAESRSHVRATGVRVLQFPAGLEWHDGNRVHVLVTIAAQSDEHLDILRQLTHVLDKDGMAERLAEADTPAEVAGLLSKAVVEARLDAETLCLGFPARDHQELALAGAARLRQAGCVTSEFVAALAETSPRSLGQGLWLATSDRGVEVPALSLATPATALATDAGEVAGVFCLAAQGEAHRGLLERILALLESEAGGTLHEADAATLLARLAGESATASSRLARVLNAHGLHARPAKQLVQEARAQGIAIRVRLAEGGGEAVSATSLTKIINLGARRGQQLAFSAEGEGADAALEALCRAVEGGLGEQVMPFDASREAVAPDEDAPAPEPLPADQAHPAVAASPGLAIAPAFVLTTPHFDYPARAAEPAAENRRLDAAIREGEEQLEALVQQARGGEVAQILSMHEEMLGDPELHQAAREGIAEGASAEAAWWEAIDTAARAQERLADRLLAERAADLRDVGRRVLGILCRVELPEPPAHPYILVTDDIGPSDVARLDTSRVRGLLTARGGATAHSAILARALGIPAVVGAGPRVMTLDNGTELILDGERGRVTPAPGDARRRTAEQRLADRQRREAEAWEARFAEARTRCGHRVEVAANLGNTAHAADAVERGAEGIGLLRTEFLFMAHAQVPDLETQIGEYREALDALDGRPLVARTLDVGGDKPLPYWPVPQEANPFLGLRGIRLALTRPEVLETQLKALLMAAVGQPLRIMLPMVKDIAEFRAVRAIVDRLLEAIPAGERTTDLQLGVMIEVPSCALLAPSLAAEVDFFSVGTNDLTQYTLAIDRDHPELSAQADGLHPAVLRLIEMTVVAAHAQGKWVGVCGELASDATAVPVLVGLGVDELSVSARQVPLVKARLREFDLEEARAQAELALTQATSEAARDALEAR
- the pfkB gene encoding 1-phosphofructokinase gives rise to the protein MARILTLTLNPALDLSVALPRLVPGEVNRTHETHLTAAGKGVNVARVLVALGHEVCVSGFLGADNDGPFLRAFEALGVEDAFLRVPGETRINAKLAEADGRVTDINGPGAAIDAEAWQRLLAWLEDLAGDPRRRPAAVVVAGSLPPGVGPADLAELVTRLRGADLPVWVDTSGEALAAAIAAGPTAVKPNEHELAAWAGRDLTSEAARLEAARRLHAAGIEEALISAGPDGVLWISRRGAWQALPPRLAVASTVGAGDTLVAAMLHGVLEGLAPEPVLRLATALSAESVRHVGVGDARATDFPQLQQQTRVHRLAGLDAGGALA
- a CDS encoding PTS fructose-like transporter subunit IIB, coding for MNAIIITACPSGMATTFLAARRLEQAAGRLGWQTHVEMHGELEPVQPADAEAIAAADLVVVAADQVPAPQRFEGKRLYRAPIDQALPDPKAFLERAEREARPYAPQPEAPVAAKAGAGRRIVAVTACPTGVAHTFMAAEALAEAGRALGHAIRVETQGSVGAQDQLSDDEIRDADVVILACDIEVDPTRFAGKRVYRTSTGNALKKPRPTIEAALAEAEVEDAASGGAGEGERKKSVKEKGVYKHLLTGVSFMLPMVVAGGLLIALSFVFGIEAFKEEGTLAAALMEIGGGTAFALMIPVLAGYIAYSIADRPGIAPGMIGGMLASNIGAGFIGGILAGFLAGYAAKAVTRYVKLPASVESLKPILIIPLLASLVTGLTMIYIVGEPVAALLSALTTFLENMGSANAVLLGILLGAMMCFDLGGPVNKAAYTFGVGLLASETYAPMAAIMAAGMVPAIGMGIASLVAKAKFSEPEREAGKASLVLGCCFITEGAIPFAAKDPLRVIPASMVGGAVTGALSMLVGAKLMAPHGGIFVLLIPNAITPVLWYLAAIVAGALITGLGYAALKRGDQPVAVEASA